DNA sequence from the Gemmatimonadales bacterium genome:
ATCCGGGCGGCCCGGCCCAAACCCGCGACCTGACAAAGGACCGCCACACTCCGCCGGATGCCGCCGAGGAACGTACGGCCCGCCCTTGCCGGCCTCCAGCCAGCCGCGTTCCATACACACGTCCGAGGCCAGGGCCGTTCCGGGTAGCGTGAAGCACGGTGGGCTTCATCTCGTGGACTATCCGGGGCAGTGATAGCTCGATGAATGAGGTGCTCGGTTACCGAGCCTCCGGGTGTGCGCTGTCGGTGCTTCCCTGGCCAGATCGCTCCGCCCTCGGCGGAGGATGCAGCGCGTGGGTTGATCATGTACGGAGTGTGGGGATAGTAAGCGACCATGGATCCCGCGGAGTGGCTGCTGACCAAGTCGGAGCGCGGCAACGCGCAGACCGTGCTCGACGCCCGCCACTTCGGGGATAAGGCCTGGTCCAGCGGCAACTTCGTCCGGCCGCTAGTACACGGCGCCACCTACTTCTCGGAGCTGGCGCAGCGCATCCGAGAGACCCGAGCCGGCGACGCAATCTACTTCACCGATTGGCGCGGCGACCCCGACGAGCGCCTGACCGACGACGCGGAATCCGCGATCGAGGGCCTGCTGTCGGAGGCTGACATCCGAGGAGTTGACGTCCGGGGCCTGGTCTGGCGCTCCCACTGGGACCGCCTGTCCTTCTCGGGCGAAGAGAACCGCCAAATGATCGAGGCGCTGCAGGCCAACGACGCCGAAGCCCTGCTCGACATGCGGGTGCGTACTGGCGGCTCCCACCACCAAAAGCTGGTGGTGATCCGCTTCCAGGGCCGGCCGGAGCGGGACATCGCGTACGTGGGCGGCATCGACCTCTGCCACGCTCGCCGCGATGACGCCCGGCACCTTGGTGATCCGCAGCCGCAGCCCATGGCAGAGGAGTACGGGGAGACACCCCCGTGGCATGATGTGCAGGCCGCGATCGCCGGTCCCGGGGTATATGACGTGGAGACGGTGTTCCGAGAACGCTGGCAGGATCCAACCCCGCTCAGCCGCAACCCGGTGCGCCGACTGCGCGATCGGCTGGCCGGCGAGGACACCAGCCCGAACCCGCTACCCGCGCAGGCGCCGCCGCCTCCGCCGGTGCCCGGTGGTACCCATCTCGTGCAGCTACTCCGGACCTACCCCGACCTGCGGCACGGCCGGGACTACCCGTTTGCCCGGGGCGGGGAACGCAGCGTGGCCCGGGGCTACAGCAAGGCGCTGGCCCGGGCCCGGCAGCTGGTGTACATCGAGGACCAGTACCTGTGGTCGCCCGACGTGGCTCAGGCGTTCGTCGAGTCCCTACGCCGAAACACCGAGCTGCGGGTGATTGCGGTGCTACCCCACCTGCCCGACCAGAACCTCCCGCTCTCCCGGGTTCCTCAGCAGTACGGACGCATTGAGGCGCTGAGCATGCTGACCGAGGCCGCCGGTGACCGGGTGGCGGCGTACGGAATCGAGAACCACGCCGGCACCCCGGTGTACGTGCACGCCAAGATTTGCGTGATGGACGACTGGTGGGCGACCGTGGGATCGGACAACTTCAGCCGCCGCTCCTGGACCCACGACTCAGAACTGTCAGTGGTCGTGCTGGACGCCAGTGGCGGCGACCACGGTGCCTACGCTCGACGGCTGCGGCTCACCCTGGCCGCCGAGCACCTGGACCGTGAGGTGGGACCCGCGGAGTTCCCCGGCGACATCTCTCGCATTCAGACCGGCATAGCGCCAGGCGACCTGGACGACGCCACCCTGCTGGAAACCATGGCCGACTGCGTGGCCCCGCAGGGGATGTTCGACGCCTTCGCCGCCTCCGCGGCCCGCCTCCAGGCCTGGGTGGACAACGGCCGGCAGGGAGTGCGCCCACCCGGGCGCCTCCGACCCATCCGCGATCCGGAGCTGTCGACGCTGACACGGCTGTGGGCAGCTCCCCTGTACCGGGTCGTGCACGACCCCGACGGACGCCCCAAGGCATTGCGGAAGCGCCGTCAGTTCTGAGGCTTGGCGCATCTCGGGAGAGCTTTTCTCGCCTCGCTCGACGGCCTTCTCGCCTGACGAGGGCACCCAGTACTGGCAGTTCTGCTTCGCAACAGTGCCCTCGCTTGGTCGGCGATGAGGTTCGGGCGCTCTTCTGGCATCCAGTGGCTGCAGCCCTCGACGACCTCAAGGGTCAAGTCAGCCCCATGGGCCTTCGAACTTGCGAGTTCCAGCTGAGCCGAAACCAGCGAACAATTTGTGCGTGGCGAAGCCCCTGAGATGTCGACTCGGGCACCATGCCCGAAAAGATCGCGAAATCCCGAAACCCTGTCGGCCACGGATTTGGGTGATGACGACGGCAGGCGGCTGCCCGCCGAATGGTGTGTTCCTTGTGGACTCACGAGCTTGTCCAGCGGGTTCGTTGGGTCAGCCTCGCTAAC
Encoded proteins:
- a CDS encoding phospholipase D-like domain-containing protein, which produces MDPAEWLLTKSERGNAQTVLDARHFGDKAWSSGNFVRPLVHGATYFSELAQRIRETRAGDAIYFTDWRGDPDERLTDDAESAIEGLLSEADIRGVDVRGLVWRSHWDRLSFSGEENRQMIEALQANDAEALLDMRVRTGGSHHQKLVVIRFQGRPERDIAYVGGIDLCHARRDDARHLGDPQPQPMAEEYGETPPWHDVQAAIAGPGVYDVETVFRERWQDPTPLSRNPVRRLRDRLAGEDTSPNPLPAQAPPPPPVPGGTHLVQLLRTYPDLRHGRDYPFARGGERSVARGYSKALARARQLVYIEDQYLWSPDVAQAFVESLRRNTELRVIAVLPHLPDQNLPLSRVPQQYGRIEALSMLTEAAGDRVAAYGIENHAGTPVYVHAKICVMDDWWATVGSDNFSRRSWTHDSELSVVVLDASGGDHGAYARRLRLTLAAEHLDREVGPAEFPGDISRIQTGIAPGDLDDATLLETMADCVAPQGMFDAFAASAARLQAWVDNGRQGVRPPGRLRPIRDPELSTLTRLWAAPLYRVVHDPDGRPKALRKRRQF